One Trichoderma atroviride chromosome 7, complete sequence DNA segment encodes these proteins:
- a CDS encoding uncharacterized protein (EggNog:ENOG41~BUSCO:EOG092D4P6F~TransMembrane:4 (i20-38o44-61i82-107o113-131i)), whose product MAQKAKKDRAKSNAASLNNLHIGSLVVHVLFLLSHFFFRSRSLLVYGLVSVPSFICEYILETSGRPKYDAATGALKSSGEDLAAAGLTEYMFDVIWVAWASIVSAILFGKWGWMLYAVVPAYGAYLAYGLLGMGKNALASMQGGGSADNNAAPQGNRRARRTA is encoded by the coding sequence ATGGCTCAAAAAGCGAAAAAGGACCGCGCCAAATCCAATGCGGCCTCCCTCAACAACCTGCACATCGGATCCCTCGTCGTCCACgtgctcttcctcctctcgcatttcttcttccgctctCGATCTCTGCTCGTCTACGGCCTCGTCTCGGTCCCCAGCTTCATCTGCGAATATATCCTCGAGACGTCTGGCCGACCCAAGTACGATGCCGCAACCGGCGCCCTCAAGAGCTCGGGCGAAGACCTGGCAGCCGCCGGCTTGACGGAGTACATGTTTGATGTCATTTGGGTGGCGTGGGCATCCATCGTCTCTGCGATACTGTTTGGCAAATGGGGCTGGATGCTGTATGCCGTGGTTCCCGCATATGGCGCCTACCTCGCCTACGGACTTTTGGGCATGGGCAAGAATGCACTCGCCTCGATGCAAGGTGGTGGCAGTGCCGACAACAACGCTGCGCCGCAAGGAAACCGTCGAGCAAGGAGGACTGCTTAA
- a CDS encoding uncharacterized protein (EggNog:ENOG41) yields the protein MGDQGSLQGLADAPFPLTEVDKWVLSQSDEDYKLHDWDDLRHIIETNNLSVLKRKPSDLRRYIAWTAETKAQYGTITEYILQNRLPKAWGLPPFVPESQVPFDAASDYKVLLNDWPYGLTPEITHIVVWSRTPIPTDPETGDLTTESRAQVENFVKTHFVDTLGAGGEQQVLWFKNWVALQSVRTLEHFHVLVRNVDDDMLERWSGERPQRSEK from the exons ATGGGGGATCAGGGTTCCCTGCAGGGCCTTGCGGACGCGCCGTTTCCCTTGACTGAGGTTGATAAATGGGTCCTTTCGCAGTCGGATGAGGATTATAAGCTGCATGATTGGGACGATCTGAGGCACATTATCG AGACAAACAACCTGAGTGTTTTGAAAAGGAAGCCCTCAGATCTCCGTCGCTATATTGCCTGGACTGCGGAGACCAAAGCACAATATGGCACCATAACGGAGTACATCCTGCAGAATCGTCTGCCTAAAGCCTGGGGACTGCCACCATTCGTGCCCGAATCGCAGGTCCCCTTTGATGCCGCCTCAGACTACAAGGTCCTGCTGAATGATTGGCCGTATGGCCTGACGCCGGAGATCACGCACATTGTTGTGTGGTCCCGCACCCCGATCCCTACTGACCCTGAGACGGGGGACCTGACGACTGAGAGCAGAGCCCAGGTGGAGAATTTTGTCAAGACGCATTTCGTCGATACGCTGGGCGCCGGAGGAGAACAGCAAGTACTGTGGTTTAAGAACTGGGTTGCGCTGCAGAGTGTGCGGACGCTGGAGCACTTCCATGTGTTGGTCCGCAATGTTGACGATGATATGCTGGAGCGCTGGTCAGGGGAGCGGCCTCAAAGGAGCGAGAAGTGA
- a CDS encoding uncharacterized protein (EggNog:ENOG41~TransMembrane:1 (o28-52i)~MEROPS:MER0033274~CAZy:CE10), which translates to MILGPISLIDCFVFCFYLAPQLLHQAGFFPTALVVLRAIPFLLFTLPLQFVWNRYFRSYSSHKSSHLKNSTIFEDFVIRCVRYAFATIPANVGRVFFSKDVALPFLKWRMKRHGFKDFPVYWKEETIGEGDAKVKGIWIKQNCEVEPDIVIYYAHGGGFAMGTSYFYFEFLLAWHSLLVDAGYENPAIFALDYSLVPDEVYPTQILQTLQGYKHVLEEVEDASKVCVAGDSAGGTLILSMLLEVGIQVQNQQARGAKLGMSKHELEDIRPKFAIPQMAMLISPWITLASSLHFPSRVDYLNRGTLWKYAHQYAGDAMIHGGVASPGRCDDVKLWKAASPERGYFITYGSDEVLAPDIESFVERLGAGKVEIEARRFDGGIHAWPVASLFLSSTRRKRLYGLQTIVGEIRKRFDKAPAGKMRQKKRLSD; encoded by the exons ATGATCCTCGGTCCCATATCTCTCATCGACTGCTTCGTCTTTTGCTTTTACCTCGCACCGCAGCTGCTTCATCAAGCTGGCTTCTTCCCCACAGCACTCGTCGTTCTGAGGGCCATTCCATTTCTAT TATTTACTCTACCACTTCAATTTGTGTGGAACCGTTACTTCAGGAGCTACTCTTCTCACAAATCTTCCCACCTCAAAAACTCTACCATATTCGAGGACTTTGTCATCCGCTGCGTGCGATATGCATTTGCTACCATACCAGCAAACGTCGGGAGagtcttcttttccaaggaCGTGGCACTCCCCTTTCTCAAGTGGCGCATGAAGAGACACGGATTCAAGGACTTTCCAGTGTattggaaagaagaaactatTGGAGAG GGAGACGCCAAAGTCAAGGGGATCTGGATTAAACAGAATTGCGAGGTTGAGCCAGATATTGTCATCTACTACGCGCATG GCGGCGGGTTCGCCATGGGCACCAGCTACTTTTACTTTGAGTTTCTTCTAGCATGGCACAGCCTACTGGTTGATGCTGGGTATGAGAACCcagccatctttgctctGGACTACAGTCTGGTTCCAGACGAGGTGTATCCCACTCAGATTCTCCAAACGCTACAGGGCTACAAGCATGTGTTGGAGGAGGTAGAGGATGCCTCCAAGGTGTGCGTTGCTGGCGATTCCGCCGGCGGTACACTCATCCTTAGCATGTTGCTCGAGGTCGGGATTCAGGTTCAGAATCAGCAGGCCAGAGGGGCCAAACTAGGGATGAGCAAACACGAATTGGAAGATATTCGACCAAAGTTTGCTATACCGCAGATGGCCATGTTGATCTCTCCTTGGATCACTCTGGCCTCGAGTCTCCACTTTCCGTCTCGCGTTGACTACTTGAATAGGGGCACTCTCTGGAAGTACGCACACCAGTATGCGGGGGATGCAATGATTCACGGCGGAGTGGCGTCGCCTGGGAGGTGCGATGATGTCAAACTATGGAAAGCAGCCAGCCCCGAGCGTGGCTACTTTATCACGTATGGCAGCGACGAGGTGCTGGCGCCAGACATCGAGAGCTTTGTGGAGCGCCTGGGCGCCGGCAAGGTCGAAATTGAAGCTCGAAGATTCGACGGCGGAATCCATGCATGGCCTGTAGCGTCGCTCTTCTTATCAAGCACCAGGAGGAAGCGTCTCTATGGGCTGCAGACTATAGTGGGAGAGATTAGAAAGAGATTCGATAAAGCTCCAGCAGGGAAGAtgaggcagaagaagaggctgtcAGATTAG